The following is a genomic window from Bacteroidia bacterium.
CGCCTTGCCGGAACCAACGCCGAGGAGGCCGCCGTCATTCTCGAAAAATCCGGTATGAATTTCATGGTGGCGCACAACTTCAAGGAAGCCGCGGAACAGGTCACGCAGGCGCTCGCAGCCAGGAACTGACACGGACAGGTGTACAGCAGCAGCGGAGCAGAAATGCTCCGCTTTTTTTTTCGATTGCGCGATATTACAGTTCTCTTACAGGGATTTATCCGCATTACAAAAGATTAATGCAACCCACGAAACCGATGCCGGAGCAGGTGAATCACCATTTCATCCAATGAATACAGGCCTCCCCGCCATGTACCCGCAACCGATCCTGCGGAGGCATGGCGCCGCGTCGTCTGCGAACTTGTGCTATACGGATTCTGTCGAATAAATTACCACCGTTGACAGTGCAACACCATTGTTCTGCGAGGTACCATGAAACGCCTGCTCCACATTCTTCTGATATCCCTGCTGACCACTCTGGGCGCACACGCACAAGTCGGCTGGTTTGATCAATCCACGGGGGACGAAACAGTACTCTTCGGCGTCGAGATGCTCGACGCATCCGTCGCTGTCGCCGTGGGTCCGGATGGGGTGATACTCCGCACCACCGACGGCGGCTCATCCTCGAAACTGGTCCCGTCCGGCACGCAAAACGTGCTGCGCCGCATTCGCTTCCATAGCCCCACTCTTGCCGTGATCTCGGCCAATGACGGAGAAATGCTGAAATCCACCGACGCGGGCGCCACGTGGGCACCATTGCAGACGGGCACGACGAAAGGCCTGTACGATGTGCACTTCTTTGACGAAAACCGCTGGCTCGCCATTGGCCAGGGTGCGTACGTCACCGAGACCACGGACGGAGGCGCAACCTGGAAGCAAAAGGCTTCCGGGATTAACAACTGGAACGAAATCGCTTTTCGCGGTTCTTTTGGCCTCATGGCCGGAAACAAGGGTGATATCAACGTCAGCACCAACGGGGGAGCAAGCTGGACAAAGCGCTCCTCTCCGGACGATCTCGAACTGCGCTCCGTGTGTATCCTCGACGACAGCACCGCCGTGATGTCGGGCATCAACGGAACGCTGATCAAGACAACGAACAAGGGAAGAAACTGGAAGCTCGTTTATGCGTCCATACCCATGGCATCCAACCGTGTATCCAGTGTCCGCAGCCTCACACGCGATCACCTCGTCGCTGTGGCCTACGGCGGCGTGATCATCGAATCCTGGAATGCCGGAGAAACCTGGGACCCGCAGAACAGCATCACCGGACAAAATCTCGAAAGTCTCTCCTTCATCAACAGCAAGATCGGCACAGTGGTGGGTTGGAACGGAACAATACTCCGCACCAGCAATGGAGGAACAATGTCGGTGCGGCACGACGGTGCGGCGTTACCGGTCGGACTGCGCATTCTGGAACAATATCCCCTCCCCTTGCGTCACGACGCCGTTGCAGCCGGCATCCTTCGTCTCAATGTGGAAGAGGCTGGTCATGTGCGCATCACCGCGGTGGATGTGCTGGGCCGCACACGCGCCACGCTCTTCGATGGCTATCTCGTCGAGGGCAGCCACAGCGTTGCACTGCAGCCATCCGCGCTCAACGCGGGGACCTACATTCTCCACATCGCGCAGAATGCGCGGGCTATCACCGGAAAACTCGTTATTGAATAGCAGAGCCAGATCTCTTGAGCAATAAACGGACGGCGCTCGCCGTCCGTTTACCATTTGCGCGCTTCGTTCAGCAGCCAGGTTGCGGTGACATCGAGGACGCTGTCCAGCGCGGCGGTGCTCCCCGCAAAAGGATGGACCGCTCCGAAGGTATGATCGGTATTGGGGATAACGTGCAGGGTCGTGTTGCTCGCATCGGCTGAACTATACAGTTTCCGCCCCTCATCGAGAGGCACGGAAACGTCCTGATCGCCGTGGAGGATCAACCACGGCCGACGGATACGTCCCGCCGCGGCAAGGATATCGAGGCGTCGGCTATTGATTTCCAGGTCGTCGAGCATGCAGACCCCCATGGGCATGAGCTGATTCGTGCGCGCGTTCAGGATTTCCATGCGCCCCTGCTCACGCCACTGCTTCTTGATCTTGGGTCCCCAGCGGTCGAACGTGCTGACGCCCGCCCAGGTAATCACCGCTCTGATGCGTGCATCCTCCGCGGTTTTCACGACACTGATTCCGCCGCCGAGCGAATGCCCGAGCACGACGAGCTTCGCAGGGTCCGTGCGCTCTATCCTGAGATCCCCGCCTTCAACAGCATTGATGACATCGTCGAGATCCTCAAGCTCACGCGAAGCGGTGTTCCGCTCGAACCGGTCGAGAGCGGTAAAATTCAGCGGGTCATCGCCTATCCCGTTGAGAGAAAAATTGAAGCGCAGGACGGAGATGCCGTGCGCGGCGAGGGTGTCGGCCGCAAAAGGAAACATCCCCCAATCTTTGAAACCCTTGAATCCATGACAGATGATGAGCAAGGGAGCGGCTTCCCCTGTCTCAGCCGGATGAATGTTCCCGCGGATGAGATCCCCGTGTCTGTTGGTGAGAGCGAAATCCTTCTTGTCCATGCCTATGCTATGTTGTGTGTGTTGCCTATCTTGTTCCAGCAAAGTAGCGCCTTCCACCGCAACGGACAATATGCAACTCCCTCAACGAATAGCACTTGTGCACGACTGGCTCACCGGCATGCGTGGCGGAGAAAAGGTATTGGAGGTCTTCTGTGAACTGTTTCCTGAGGCACCGGTATTCACACTTGTCGCCATTCCCGACAAGCTCAGCGCGACACTTGCCTCCCGCCGCATCGTTACCAGTTTCCTCCAGCGCATCCCCGGCATAGAGCGGCGGTACAGACATTTTCTTCCCCTCTTTCCGCTGGCGATAGAGCGCATGGACCTTCGAGGATACGATCTCGTGCTCTCTTCTTCCCATGCCGTCGCCAAAGGTGTGCGCCCGGACAAACATGCCTTACACATCAGTTACATACACACACCGATGCGCTATGTGTGGGATATGTTCGATCAGTATTTCAATGCGGCCAGTACCGGCAGCGTCGCACTCGCGGTGATTCGACTCATCGCCGCACGGATACGGCGCTGGGACGTTCGGAGTTGTTCGCGTGTACATCATTTCATCGCGAATTCCGCGTACATTGCCGACCGCGTCGTACGGCACTACCATCGAGACGCCACCGTGATTCACCCGCCGGTCAGCGTCGAGCGCTTCACCATCGGAGCGGGAAGCGGAAAGGGTTTCCTGGTCGTTTCCGCGCTCGTTCCGTACAAGCGCGTGGACCTTGCCATCGAGGCCGCAAATGCGCTCGGAGAAGAACTACGCATCATCGGCGACGGACCGGAAGCGTCAA
Proteins encoded in this region:
- a CDS encoding glycosyltransferase, which produces MQLPQRIALVHDWLTGMRGGEKVLEVFCELFPEAPVFTLVAIPDKLSATLASRRIVTSFLQRIPGIERRYRHFLPLFPLAIERMDLRGYDLVLSSSHAVAKGVRPDKHALHISYIHTPMRYVWDMFDQYFNAASTGSVALAVIRLIAARIRRWDVRSCSRVHHFIANSAYIADRVVRHYHRDATVIHPPVSVERFTIGAGSGKGFLVVSALVPYKRVDLAIEAANALGEELRIIGDGPEASKLRAMAGPTVRFDGWVSDEEIAAAYSSCCALLFPGEEDFGIVPVEAMASGRPVIAYGRGGATETVRDGQTGLLFNEQTTASLIAAMQRFDRHTFDAAAIRRHAEGFSRERFADEIRQFVTHAWQEWRLTAHAVSE
- a CDS encoding YCF48-related protein, which encodes MKRLLHILLISLLTTLGAHAQVGWFDQSTGDETVLFGVEMLDASVAVAVGPDGVILRTTDGGSSSKLVPSGTQNVLRRIRFHSPTLAVISANDGEMLKSTDAGATWAPLQTGTTKGLYDVHFFDENRWLAIGQGAYVTETTDGGATWKQKASGINNWNEIAFRGSFGLMAGNKGDINVSTNGGASWTKRSSPDDLELRSVCILDDSTAVMSGINGTLIKTTNKGRNWKLVYASIPMASNRVSSVRSLTRDHLVAVAYGGVIIESWNAGETWDPQNSITGQNLESLSFINSKIGTVVGWNGTILRTSNGGTMSVRHDGAALPVGLRILEQYPLPLRHDAVAAGILRLNVEEAGHVRITAVDVLGRTRATLFDGYLVEGSHSVALQPSALNAGTYILHIAQNARAITGKLVIE
- a CDS encoding alpha/beta hydrolase, whose product is MDKKDFALTNRHGDLIRGNIHPAETGEAAPLLIICHGFKGFKDWGMFPFAADTLAAHGISVLRFNFSLNGIGDDPLNFTALDRFERNTASRELEDLDDVINAVEGGDLRIERTDPAKLVVLGHSLGGGISVVKTAEDARIRAVITWAGVSTFDRWGPKIKKQWREQGRMEILNARTNQLMPMGVCMLDDLEINSRRLDILAAAGRIRRPWLILHGDQDVSVPLDEGRKLYSSADASNTTLHVIPNTDHTFGAVHPFAGSTAALDSVLDVTATWLLNEARKW